Proteins from one Catenuloplanes atrovinosus genomic window:
- a CDS encoding dTDP-4-dehydrorhamnose 3,5-epimerase family protein — MSERARQLAVGGAYAFTTPAFPDDRGVFLSPYQRAVFVEALGHPLFPVAQCSYSVSRRGVVRGVHYTATPPGCAKYVYCPRGRVLDIVVDLRVGSPTFGVHDAVELAGPDFPAVYLPVGVGHAFVALEDETVMTYLLSTEYRPENELAVAALDPALELPIPRDLTPVLSDRDRRAVTLSEALARGLLPSYEAALAIRPGR, encoded by the coding sequence ATGTCGGAACGAGCACGTCAGCTCGCGGTCGGCGGAGCGTACGCGTTCACCACGCCCGCCTTCCCGGACGACCGCGGCGTCTTCCTGTCGCCGTACCAGCGCGCGGTCTTCGTCGAGGCGCTCGGCCATCCGCTGTTCCCGGTGGCCCAGTGCAGCTACAGCGTGTCCCGGCGCGGGGTGGTGCGGGGCGTGCACTACACCGCCACCCCGCCCGGCTGCGCCAAGTACGTCTACTGCCCGCGCGGCCGGGTGCTCGACATCGTGGTCGACCTGCGGGTGGGCAGCCCCACGTTCGGCGTCCACGACGCGGTGGAGCTGGCCGGCCCGGACTTCCCGGCCGTCTACCTCCCGGTCGGGGTGGGGCACGCGTTCGTCGCCCTGGAGGACGAGACCGTGATGACCTACCTGCTCTCCACCGAGTACCGGCCGGAGAACGAACTCGCGGTCGCCGCCCTGGACCCCGCGCTGGAGCTGCCGATCCCGCGCGACCTCACCCCGGTGCTGTCCGACCGGGACCGGCGGGCGGTCACGCTGAGCGAGGCGCTGGCCCGCGGGCTGCTGCCCAGCTACGAGGCCGCGCTCGCGATCCGGCCCGGCCGGTGA
- a CDS encoding glucose-1-phosphate thymidylyltransferase produces the protein MKALIPAGGAGTRLRPITHTSAKQLIPIANKPVIFYVLESIAEAGITEVGIVVGDTAEEVRRAIGDGSDWGLRVTYLPQAAPLGLAHTVLIAREFLGDDDFVMYLGDNFLIGGITGLVEQFRADRPAAQIMLTKVADPRAFGVAELDVEGRLIGLEEKPRHPKSDLALVGVFLFTAAVHPIVAGLTPSARGELEISHAISGLMHAGHPVVTTITEGYWKDTGNVADILEVNRLVLEGLEPEIAGVVDDASELIGRVTVGPGAVVRGSRIVGPVIIGAGSVVENSYVGPFTSVAEDCRIIESELEYSVVLGSSVIRGVGRIEASLIGREVEVIPAPRTPRAHRLLLGDHSRVQVCAYL, from the coding sequence GTGAAGGCGCTGATACCGGCGGGAGGTGCGGGGACCCGGCTGCGGCCGATCACCCACACCTCCGCCAAACAGCTCATCCCGATCGCGAACAAGCCGGTCATCTTCTACGTGCTGGAGTCGATCGCCGAGGCCGGCATCACCGAGGTCGGCATCGTGGTGGGCGACACGGCGGAGGAGGTCCGGCGGGCCATCGGCGACGGGTCGGACTGGGGCCTGCGGGTGACCTACCTGCCGCAGGCGGCCCCGCTCGGCCTGGCGCACACGGTGCTCATCGCCCGCGAGTTCCTGGGCGACGACGACTTCGTGATGTACCTCGGCGACAACTTCCTGATCGGGGGCATCACCGGGCTGGTCGAGCAGTTCCGCGCCGACCGGCCCGCCGCGCAGATCATGCTGACCAAGGTCGCCGATCCGCGCGCGTTCGGGGTGGCGGAGCTGGACGTCGAGGGGCGGCTGATCGGGCTGGAGGAGAAGCCCCGGCACCCCAAGAGCGATCTGGCGCTGGTCGGCGTCTTCCTCTTCACCGCCGCGGTGCACCCGATCGTGGCCGGCCTGACGCCCTCGGCCCGGGGCGAACTGGAGATCAGCCACGCGATCTCCGGGCTGATGCACGCCGGCCATCCGGTGGTGACGACGATAACCGAGGGCTACTGGAAGGACACCGGCAACGTCGCCGACATCCTGGAGGTCAACCGGCTGGTCCTGGAGGGGCTGGAACCGGAGATCGCCGGCGTGGTGGACGACGCCTCGGAGCTGATCGGCCGGGTGACGGTGGGTCCGGGCGCGGTGGTGCGCGGCTCCCGCATCGTGGGGCCGGTGATCATCGGGGCCGGCTCCGTGGTGGAGAACTCCTACGTGGGGCCGTTCACCTCGGTCGCGGAGGACTGCCGGATCATCGAGAGCGAGCTGGAGTACTCCGTGGTGCTCGGCAGCTCGGTGATCCGCGGCGTGGGGCGGATCGAGGCGTCGCTGATCGGCCGCGAGGTGGAGGTCATCCCGGCGCCGCGCACGCCCCGGGCACACCGGCTGCTGCTCGGCGACCACAGCCGGGTCCAGGTGTGCGCATACCTGTGA
- a CDS encoding class I SAM-dependent methyltransferase codes for MPHTCQICGGALEEFLDLGRQPLADAFLTERDLPDEFMYRLAVGACPACTMVQLVEQVPREKMFHTDYPYYSSGSSVMREHFQRTARTLLAAAGPDPFVVEIGSNDGVLLRTVHDAGARHLGFEPSGKVAAASMEYGVHVRNEFFDAGTAADARREEGAADVIFSANTICHIPYMRSVLEGIRTLLAPDGVFVFEDPYFGDIVAKTSFDQIYDEHFYFFTARSVQAMVAPFGLELVDVRRLPVHGGEVRYTVAHAGARTPSDAVATLIAEERARGLADPATLRRFAAGTARIRDDLRALLRRLRDEGHRVVGYGATAKSATVTNYAGIGPELVEFVCDTTPAKQGRLTPGMHIPVRPAEAFADPYPGYALLFAWNHADEIMAKEQGFRAAGGKWIRYVPDVHVS; via the coding sequence ATGCCCCACACCTGCCAGATCTGCGGCGGCGCGCTCGAGGAGTTCCTGGACCTCGGCCGGCAGCCGCTCGCCGACGCCTTCCTGACCGAGCGCGATCTGCCGGACGAGTTCATGTACCGGCTCGCGGTCGGCGCCTGCCCGGCGTGCACGATGGTGCAGCTCGTCGAGCAGGTTCCGCGCGAGAAGATGTTCCACACGGACTACCCGTACTACTCCTCCGGCTCCTCGGTGATGCGCGAACACTTCCAGCGCACCGCGCGCACGCTGCTGGCCGCGGCCGGCCCGGACCCGTTCGTGGTGGAGATCGGCAGCAACGACGGCGTGCTGCTGCGGACCGTGCACGACGCGGGCGCGCGGCACCTCGGCTTCGAGCCGTCCGGCAAGGTCGCGGCGGCCTCGATGGAGTACGGGGTCCACGTGCGCAACGAGTTCTTCGACGCCGGCACCGCGGCCGACGCGCGGCGCGAGGAGGGGGCCGCGGACGTCATCTTCTCGGCCAACACGATCTGCCACATCCCGTACATGCGCTCGGTGCTGGAGGGCATCCGCACGCTGCTCGCGCCGGACGGCGTCTTCGTCTTCGAGGACCCCTACTTCGGTGACATCGTGGCGAAGACGTCCTTCGACCAGATCTACGACGAGCACTTCTACTTCTTCACCGCCCGCTCGGTGCAGGCCATGGTCGCCCCGTTCGGCCTGGAACTGGTCGACGTGCGGCGGCTGCCGGTGCACGGCGGCGAGGTGCGCTACACCGTCGCCCACGCCGGGGCGCGCACGCCGTCGGACGCGGTCGCCACGCTGATCGCCGAGGAGCGGGCCCGGGGCCTGGCCGACCCGGCGACGCTGCGCCGCTTCGCGGCCGGCACCGCGCGCATCCGGGACGACCTGCGGGCGCTGCTGCGGCGGCTGCGCGACGAGGGCCACCGGGTGGTCGGCTACGGCGCCACCGCCAAGAGCGCGACCGTCACCAACTACGCCGGCATCGGGCCGGAGCTGGTCGAGTTCGTGTGCGACACGACGCCGGCCAAGCAGGGCCGGCTCACGCCGGGCATGCACATCCCGGTACGGCCCGCGGAGGCGTTCGCCGACCCGTACCCCGGCTACGCGCTGCTGTTCGCGTGGAACCACGCCGACGAGATCATGGCGAAGGAGCAGGGGTTCCGCGCGGCGGGCGGGAAGTGGATCCGGTACGTGCCCGACGTGCACGTCAGCTGA